The Antricoccus suffuscus genomic sequence CTCGAGAGACGCCACGATGGTCTCGAGTAACTGATTTGAACTCATAGGTGCGCCCGCGTAGGCGGGCAGCCGCCTACAGCGCAGGAGGAACCTTAGTGCTCAAGGCGTTCGGGACAGCGTTTAAGACGCCCGATCTCCGCAAGAAGATCCTCTTCTCGCTGGCGATCATCGCCCTCTACCGGCTAGGTGCCCACATCCCGGCGCCCGGCGTACTGCTGAAAAACATCAACGAGTGCCTCGACCCGAGTCGGCTCTCGCAGAGTCAGGCGGACGTCTACTCACTGGTCAACCTCTTCTCCGGCGGCGCGCTGCTTCAGCTGTCCGTCTTCGCGCTCGGCATCATGCCGTACATCACCGCGAGCATCATCATCCAGCTGCTGGTCGTGGTGATCCCGCGGTTTGAGATGCTCAAAAAAGAGGGGCAGAGCGGGCAGAACAAGCTCACGCAGTACACCCGTTACCTGACGATCGGCCTCGCCGTACTGCAGGCCACCGGCATCATTGCGCTGGCCCGGTCCGGTCAGCTGTTCCCGGGCTGCGATCCCGCCAAGTTCCCGATCCTGGCGAACAAGGACTCGATCTTCTCGTACGTCATCCTGGTGCTGACGATGACGGCCGGTGCCACGGTGATCATGTGGTTTGGCGAGTTGCTCACCGAAAAGGGCATCGGCAACGGCATGTCCCTGCTCATGGCCGCCTCGATCGCGGCCCGTATCCCGACCGAAGGCGCCTCGATCGCCAGCCGCGGTTCGACCATCCTGATCATGATGATTCTGCTGGCGTTGGTGGTCATCGTCGTGGTCGTCTATATCGAGCAAGCGCAGCGGCGTATCCCCGTGCAGTACGCCAAACGAATGATCGGCCGGAAGATGTACGGCGGGACGTCGACGTACCTGCCGCTCAAGGTCAACCAGTCCGGCGTTATCCCGGTCATCTTCGCTTCGTCGCTCTTGTATATCCCGCAGCTGATCACCCAGCTTCAGGACCAGTCCAAGGCGCCCGGC encodes the following:
- the secY gene encoding preprotein translocase subunit SecY, which encodes MLKAFGTAFKTPDLRKKILFSLAIIALYRLGAHIPAPGVLLKNINECLDPSRLSQSQADVYSLVNLFSGGALLQLSVFALGIMPYITASIIIQLLVVVIPRFEMLKKEGQSGQNKLTQYTRYLTIGLAVLQATGIIALARSGQLFPGCDPAKFPILANKDSIFSYVILVLTMTAGATVIMWFGELLTEKGIGNGMSLLMAASIAARIPTEGASIASRGSTILIMMILLALVVIVVVVYIEQAQRRIPVQYAKRMIGRKMYGGTSTYLPLKVNQSGVIPVIFASSLLYIPQLITQLQDQSKAPGTIRRFFENYVINQGSWVHILLYLLLIVFFAYFYVAITFNPEERADDMKRYGGFIPGIRPGRPTAEYLNYVLNRITLPGSLYLGVVAILPNLLLTLTGPSGAQNFPFGGTAVLILVGVALETVKQIESQLQQRSYEGFLR